A window of the Candidatus Amarolinea dominans genome harbors these coding sequences:
- a CDS encoding DUF262 domain-containing protein, whose product MEINTILNQIDLGAMALPEFQRGYVWNRNQVRDLMASLYRRYPVGGLLVWITKTESADARGDHPLSAGTVELILDGQQRVTTLYGIIRGAPPSFFEGNASAFTGLYFNLEDESFEFYGPVKMGSDPRWINVTELMKLSMGPFIDGIYQNEALKPHAQVYLGRLNRLYTIGEIKVHIEKVAGPDKTVDVVVDIFNRVNSGGTKLSKGDLALARVCAEWPPAREELRSALGKWARSGFDFSLDWLLRNVNVVVTGKALFSALKDVDTAGFQQGLKQAKKAIDYLLNIVSGRLGLDHERVLGGRYAFPIMSRYVVENGGKLSSAQQRDKLLYWYVHTLLWGRYAGSTESMLMQDLTAMENHAEALDRLIDQLRTWRGDLEVRPNNFANWSVGARFYPMLYMLTRVGEARDWDTGLPLKANLLGKTSRLEIHHIFPKSQLYARGHDRPKVNSLANYCFLTQATNLDISNTLPEVYFPQIEASHPGALSSQWVPMDPKLWRIENYADFLAERQRLLAKAANVFLDSLLTSSHVGPLETVPSVAVPPAVEIISVSGGIDDEGEEAVLLEENIWVTEQGLPEGEMLYEIVDAETGALKALLDLAWPEGIQTGFSEPVALLLNEQMKTLELASAAGFRCFTDVKVFRSYVEKEILALDTMAAN is encoded by the coding sequence ATGGAAATCAATACGATTCTTAATCAGATTGATCTTGGTGCGATGGCGCTGCCTGAATTTCAGCGCGGCTATGTGTGGAACCGCAATCAGGTGCGTGACTTGATGGCGTCACTCTACCGCCGGTATCCTGTGGGTGGGCTGCTGGTGTGGATCACGAAGACCGAGAGCGCCGATGCGCGCGGCGACCATCCGCTGTCCGCCGGCACCGTCGAGTTGATCCTCGATGGACAACAGCGGGTGACGACGCTCTACGGCATCATCCGGGGGGCGCCACCCTCCTTTTTCGAGGGCAACGCCAGCGCCTTCACCGGTCTCTATTTCAATCTCGAGGACGAATCCTTCGAGTTCTATGGACCTGTGAAGATGGGCAGCGACCCACGCTGGATCAACGTCACCGAGTTGATGAAGCTCAGCATGGGCCCCTTCATCGACGGCATCTACCAGAACGAGGCGCTGAAGCCTCACGCCCAAGTATACCTCGGCCGTCTCAACCGGCTTTACACTATCGGAGAGATCAAGGTTCACATCGAGAAAGTCGCTGGACCGGACAAGACGGTGGACGTGGTGGTGGACATCTTCAACCGCGTCAATAGCGGAGGCACTAAGCTATCAAAAGGTGATTTGGCGCTGGCGCGCGTCTGCGCGGAATGGCCTCCCGCGCGCGAAGAACTGCGTTCAGCGCTTGGCAAGTGGGCCAGGTCCGGCTTTGATTTCAGCCTGGATTGGCTGCTGCGCAACGTCAACGTCGTGGTGACGGGTAAGGCGCTCTTCTCGGCGCTCAAGGACGTCGACACCGCTGGATTCCAGCAGGGCTTGAAGCAAGCGAAGAAGGCCATTGATTATCTGCTCAATATCGTCAGTGGCCGCTTGGGATTGGATCACGAGCGAGTACTGGGCGGGCGCTACGCGTTCCCGATCATGAGCCGCTACGTCGTGGAAAACGGCGGCAAATTATCCAGCGCACAGCAACGCGACAAACTGCTCTACTGGTATGTGCATACACTGCTGTGGGGGCGCTATGCCGGTTCCACCGAATCCATGTTGATGCAGGACTTGACGGCGATGGAGAATCACGCCGAGGCCCTGGACCGGCTCATAGACCAACTGCGCACCTGGCGCGGTGATCTCGAGGTGCGTCCCAACAACTTCGCCAACTGGAGCGTGGGCGCCCGTTTTTATCCGATGCTCTACATGCTGACGCGCGTCGGGGAGGCGCGGGACTGGGACACGGGGCTGCCGCTCAAGGCCAATCTATTGGGCAAAACCAGCCGGCTGGAGATTCACCACATCTTTCCCAAGTCGCAGCTCTATGCGCGCGGGCATGACCGCCCTAAGGTCAACTCACTGGCAAACTACTGCTTCCTGACGCAGGCCACCAATCTTGACATCAGCAATACCCTACCCGAAGTCTACTTCCCGCAGATTGAGGCCAGCCACCCTGGCGCATTATCGTCGCAGTGGGTGCCTATGGACCCCAAGCTGTGGCGCATTGAAAACTACGCTGACTTTCTGGCCGAACGCCAGCGTCTGCTGGCGAAAGCGGCCAACGTATTCCTCGATAGCTTGCTGACGAGCAGCCATGTGGGACCACTTGAGACAGTGCCGTCGGTCGCGGTGCCGCCCGCCGTCGAAATCATCAGTGTTTCGGGTGGCATTGACGATGAAGGCGAAGAAGCCGTGCTGTTGGAGGAGAACATTTGGGTGACAGAACAGGGCTTGCCTGAAGGCGAAATGCTCTATGAGATTGTTGATGCCGAGACGGGCGCTCTCAAGGCGCTGCTCGACCTGGCATGGCCCGAGGGCATCCAGACCGGCTTCAGCGAACCGGTCGCCCTCTTGTTGAATGAACAGATGAAGACTCTGGAATTGGCGAGCGCAGCGGGTTTCCGTTGTTTCACCGATGTAAAGGTGTTTCGCAGCTATGTGGAGAAGGAAATCCTGGCTTTGGATACCATGGCAGCAAACTGA
- a CDS encoding DNA polymerase III subunit alpha, with protein MSFTHLEVHSHFTLLGATPSVAALVARATADGLTHLALTDTNALYGAVAFSRACRAAGVQPIIGMTVTVAEPAFPWQPGDAVTAGKLVLLARDAAGYRSLCRLSSLIQGSPQREALAARGLDLDALAEQRAGLICLGGGQEGWIERYLRSGDAAAAQRYAERLADIFGQNLHLALELHAPADAAIADALTALGRRLGLATVAVQPIFCLAPADAPRLRLLAAIRANARLDEDAGNDAPNDGADPDEEWADDETRYVARTTTRRAAAPTPITPVASFPRGQAAHGPSPHWLSPAHIAERFARFPQAVAQSGEIAAVCSDCLPDGRPIWPGLALPSGQTPDAALAALAQAGLERLFPADSPRRGQAQERLAAELSAISSHGFAPLFLVVADIVRFARSHEIPVSTRGSVANSLVAFCTGITTVDPIEHGLLFERFLNPARTNPPDIDLDFCSRRRDEVLRYVRDAYGADRVALIGTVSTMRPQSAVRETGKALGLPAEQVNRLVGQLPHRWHPDPRRRDQRTMDDVLAALTDPLEQETVRVAYTLVGQPDHLSVHPGGVVITPGPLTDIAPVQWAPKGFLITQFEHGDVEALGLQKMDLLGIRALTVLADAAAWVREGHDAAFGLADIPLDDAATADLLARGETIGVFQCESDGAQRTLRKLKARSVRDLAIANAFFKPGPAMGGMAGAFVRRYRGEQAVTYLHPALQPILGPTQGVLIFQEQILRLAREIAGLTWAQADQLRRGMSHFGAQEMAALAGQFIAGCQRPPPTGPGFTPAQASTLWEQVMPFAGYGFNQGHATAYAEVSFRSAYLKAHYPAQFLCARLADYGGFHHPAIYMAEAVRLGLTVRPPHINFSAEAFSLAEGRSGPVLFMGLGQVRDLRQAAITAICQERGAGKFSDLRDLLRRVALRPKEIEHLIRGGALDGLAPSRASLLAEAQEFRHGSAGQMIFDFGRRAVPAETLRQRWDWETELLGLPVSALTDPLALVRASLPAHVPLAELSAFPGRSLLTAGVRLPGWTGGPGFFLGDGATFVIARGDKAAKSPAPWQPLLVQGRWVGDEWGTSWLQVEEGGEVQSAKCRVQSAESGDS; from the coding sequence ATGTCCTTTACCCATCTCGAAGTCCACTCGCATTTTACCCTGCTCGGCGCGACGCCCTCGGTGGCCGCGCTCGTGGCGCGCGCGACCGCGGATGGCCTGACCCACCTGGCGTTGACCGACACGAACGCGCTCTACGGCGCGGTCGCGTTCAGTCGCGCCTGCCGCGCCGCCGGCGTTCAGCCCATCATCGGCATGACGGTCACGGTGGCCGAGCCTGCTTTCCCCTGGCAGCCCGGCGATGCAGTCACGGCCGGCAAACTGGTGCTGCTGGCCAGGGATGCCGCCGGCTACCGCTCCCTCTGCCGCCTCTCATCGCTAATCCAGGGCAGCCCGCAGCGGGAAGCGCTGGCGGCCCGCGGGCTTGACCTGGACGCGCTGGCCGAACAGCGCGCCGGGCTGATCTGCCTGGGCGGCGGGCAGGAAGGGTGGATCGAACGCTACCTGCGCAGCGGCGACGCGGCCGCGGCGCAGCGTTACGCCGAACGGCTGGCGGACATCTTCGGGCAGAATCTGCACCTGGCCCTGGAACTGCACGCCCCCGCCGATGCCGCCATCGCGGATGCGCTGACCGCCCTGGGCCGGCGCCTGGGACTGGCCACGGTTGCAGTGCAGCCGATCTTCTGCCTGGCGCCCGCGGACGCGCCCCGGCTGCGCCTGCTGGCCGCGATCCGCGCCAATGCACGGTTGGACGAAGATGCAGGCAATGATGCGCCGAACGACGGCGCCGATCCCGATGAGGAATGGGCCGACGACGAGACGCGCTACGTGGCTCGAACAACCACGCGCCGCGCCGCCGCGCCAACGCCCATCACACCGGTCGCCTCGTTCCCACGCGGCCAGGCGGCTCACGGCCCGTCCCCGCACTGGCTCAGCCCGGCCCACATCGCCGAGCGCTTTGCGCGCTTCCCGCAGGCGGTGGCGCAGAGTGGGGAGATTGCGGCCGTCTGCAGCGACTGCCTGCCCGACGGCCGGCCGATCTGGCCCGGCCTGGCGCTGCCCAGTGGACAGACGCCGGACGCGGCGCTGGCCGCCCTGGCACAAGCCGGTCTCGAGCGCCTCTTTCCCGCCGACTCGCCCCGGCGCGGCCAGGCGCAGGAGCGTCTGGCCGCAGAATTGAGCGCCATCAGCAGCCACGGCTTCGCGCCGCTCTTCCTGGTGGTGGCTGACATCGTGCGCTTTGCCCGCAGCCACGAGATTCCGGTCAGCACGCGCGGCAGCGTGGCGAACTCCCTGGTCGCCTTTTGCACCGGCATCACCACGGTGGACCCCATCGAGCACGGGCTGCTGTTCGAGCGCTTTCTGAATCCGGCGCGGACCAACCCGCCCGACATTGACCTCGATTTCTGCAGCCGGCGCCGCGATGAGGTGCTGCGCTACGTGCGCGACGCGTACGGCGCGGACCGCGTCGCGCTCATCGGCACGGTCAGCACGATGCGGCCGCAATCGGCCGTGCGCGAAACGGGCAAGGCCCTGGGGCTGCCGGCCGAGCAGGTCAACCGGCTGGTAGGTCAACTGCCGCACCGTTGGCATCCCGACCCGCGGCGCCGCGATCAACGCACGATGGACGACGTCCTGGCCGCGCTGACCGATCCCCTGGAGCAGGAAACCGTGCGCGTGGCTTACACCCTGGTGGGGCAGCCCGATCATCTGAGCGTTCATCCCGGCGGTGTGGTGATCACGCCCGGCCCGCTGACCGACATCGCGCCGGTGCAGTGGGCGCCCAAGGGCTTCCTGATCACCCAGTTCGAACACGGCGATGTGGAAGCGCTGGGGCTGCAAAAGATGGACCTGCTGGGCATCCGCGCGTTGACCGTGCTGGCCGACGCCGCGGCCTGGGTGCGCGAGGGTCACGATGCGGCCTTTGGCCTGGCCGACATCCCACTGGACGACGCGGCCACGGCCGATCTGCTGGCGCGCGGGGAGACGATTGGCGTCTTCCAGTGCGAATCGGACGGCGCGCAGCGCACCCTGCGCAAGCTCAAGGCCCGCAGCGTACGCGACCTGGCGATTGCCAACGCCTTTTTCAAGCCCGGCCCCGCGATGGGCGGCATGGCCGGCGCATTCGTGCGCCGTTACCGCGGCGAGCAGGCCGTGACCTATCTGCACCCGGCTCTGCAGCCGATTCTTGGCCCCACCCAGGGAGTGTTGATTTTTCAGGAGCAGATCTTGCGCCTGGCGCGCGAGATCGCGGGGCTGACATGGGCGCAGGCCGATCAACTGCGTCGCGGCATGAGCCATTTCGGCGCGCAGGAGATGGCGGCGCTGGCCGGGCAGTTCATCGCCGGCTGCCAGCGACCGCCGCCGACCGGCCCTGGCTTCACTCCGGCGCAGGCCAGCACGCTTTGGGAGCAGGTGATGCCCTTCGCAGGCTACGGCTTCAACCAGGGGCACGCCACCGCGTACGCCGAGGTCAGTTTTCGCTCCGCCTACCTCAAGGCGCACTACCCCGCGCAGTTCCTCTGCGCGCGGCTGGCCGACTACGGCGGCTTTCATCACCCGGCGATCTACATGGCAGAGGCGGTGCGCCTGGGGCTGACCGTGCGCCCGCCGCACATCAACTTCAGCGCCGAGGCGTTCAGCCTGGCGGAGGGGCGATCTGGGCCGGTGCTCTTCATGGGCCTGGGCCAGGTGCGCGACCTGCGCCAGGCGGCCATCACGGCCATCTGCCAGGAGCGCGGCGCCGGCAAATTCAGCGATCTGCGTGACCTGCTGCGCCGCGTCGCCCTGCGGCCGAAAGAGATCGAGCATTTGATCCGCGGCGGCGCGCTGGATGGACTGGCGCCGAGCCGGGCCAGCCTGCTGGCCGAGGCGCAGGAGTTCCGTCACGGTTCTGCCGGCCAGATGATCTTCGATTTTGGCCGGCGTGCGGTCCCCGCGGAAACCTTGCGCCAGCGCTGGGACTGGGAGACCGAATTGCTCGGCCTGCCGGTCAGCGCGTTGACCGATCCGCTGGCGCTGGTGCGCGCAAGTCTGCCGGCGCATGTGCCCCTGGCCGAACTGTCCGCTTTCCCCGGCCGGTCGCTCCTGACCGCGGGCGTGCGTCTGCCCGGCTGGACCGGCGGCCCCGGCTTTTTCCTGGGCGACGGCGCCACGTTCGTCATCGCCCGCGGCGACAAGGCGGCCAAGTCCCCGGCGCCCTGGCAACCGCTGCTGGTGCAGGGGCGCTGGGTTGGGGATGAATGGGGCACGTCCTGGCTGCAGGTGGAGGAGGGGGGAGAAGTGCAAAGTGCAAAGTGCAGAGTGCAAAGCGCAGAGAGCGGAGATTCGTGA
- a CDS encoding SH3 domain-containing protein, with product MLSQKRYPIMIALGMMILLQMACGQTSRTSDEKSIAATVAKQVRATLTAEAQRSAANTAVAVAPSDTPKPTETTAPTATSAPTETPAPTATDTPTSLPTDTPVPTDTPTVTETPTADNTNDLIVNAPAILGAKVAEVEGTLGEPLDIAQIDRGSVPAIPDGGESRMYIAQTYILYVDYDKTGIAKGVQLFSGLEKHNYALSEWPVALRRVGVDFITKPPDQSALIAVAWTNVNGYAVRVETDAIGGKIWSVWVSLVSSNPRPANTPDKPAAVASNASNIRSGPGTSYPIVGKASAGQRYDILGRNADSSWWQISYGDKQGWIAASVVKTSGPLTQVAVAQNIPTPPPAPTSPPAKPTSLPLTRPEQEFTVKNWGLRLYDVKRAKSVYHYGNARFAQGTYLIPLVEFRNTGSGTATPLRSLNFYLQDTRGRTYKFDPFDDAVLGAAWQFQAGHLYDDINPGLKLGIALPFDVSPDLTDVWLRVKEDSRIVMYLGNVSQLPESK from the coding sequence ATGCTGTCCCAAAAGCGTTATCCGATTATGATCGCCCTCGGCATGATGATTTTGCTCCAGATGGCTTGTGGACAAACATCGCGCACCAGTGACGAAAAAAGCATCGCGGCCACAGTCGCCAAGCAGGTGCGGGCAACCCTAACCGCTGAAGCTCAAAGGTCGGCAGCAAATACGGCAGTCGCAGTTGCCCCATCCGACACCCCTAAGCCGACTGAAACGACAGCGCCTACGGCGACATCTGCTCCCACCGAGACGCCGGCGCCAACGGCAACTGACACTCCGACGTCTCTCCCAACCGATACCCCCGTACCGACTGATACACCTACCGTAACGGAGACACCGACTGCAGACAATACGAACGACCTGATCGTCAATGCACCAGCGATTTTGGGCGCTAAAGTTGCAGAGGTCGAGGGTACCCTGGGAGAACCCCTGGATATTGCCCAAATTGATCGAGGGTCGGTGCCCGCGATTCCAGACGGTGGCGAGTCTCGCATGTACATAGCACAAACATATATTCTCTACGTTGATTACGACAAGACCGGTATTGCCAAAGGCGTGCAGTTGTTCAGTGGGCTGGAAAAGCATAACTACGCCTTGTCTGAATGGCCTGTGGCGCTTAGACGTGTTGGGGTTGACTTTATTACCAAACCACCGGACCAATCAGCCCTAATTGCAGTCGCATGGACCAATGTAAATGGCTATGCTGTCAGGGTAGAGACCGATGCTATCGGCGGTAAGATATGGAGCGTTTGGGTTTCGCTCGTTTCGTCTAACCCGCGGCCGGCAAATACGCCTGACAAACCGGCGGCGGTTGCATCCAATGCGAGCAACATACGGTCGGGACCAGGCACGAGTTATCCTATTGTCGGCAAGGCGAGCGCCGGACAGCGCTATGATATTCTGGGGCGTAACGCGGATTCGTCGTGGTGGCAAATCTCGTATGGTGACAAACAGGGATGGATTGCGGCTTCGGTTGTCAAGACGAGCGGTCCGCTGACGCAGGTGGCTGTAGCACAGAACATTCCAACACCGCCCCCTGCACCAACTTCTCCGCCGGCCAAGCCAACGTCCCTGCCACTCACGCGGCCCGAGCAAGAGTTCACGGTGAAGAACTGGGGACTGCGCCTTTACGATGTGAAGCGCGCCAAGTCAGTCTATCACTACGGCAACGCGCGCTTTGCCCAAGGCACCTACCTCATTCCGCTCGTTGAGTTTCGGAATACGGGATCCGGAACTGCGACGCCCCTGCGCAGTCTCAATTTCTACCTGCAAGATACGCGGGGGCGGACTTACAAGTTCGATCCGTTCGATGATGCGGTTCTGGGCGCCGCATGGCAGTTCCAGGCTGGGCACTTGTACGATGACATTAACCCGGGGCTAAAATTGGGCATCGCATTGCCATTTGATGTGTCACCTGACCTGACTGACGTCTGGTTGCGCGTCAAAGAGGACTCCAGAATCGTGATGTACCTGGGGAATGTGAGCCAGTTACCGGAAAGCAAATGA